From the Macaca nemestrina isolate mMacNem1 chromosome 7, mMacNem.hap1, whole genome shotgun sequence genome, one window contains:
- the LOC139364114 gene encoding olfactory receptor 11H12-like, with amino-acid sequence MTSEARNISDTVSDFILLGFSCRWEIRIFLFFTFFVTYILTLLGNLAIMCAVSWDHRLHTPMYILLANFSFLEICYVNSDVPNMLANFLSKNKTISFARCLLQLYFFFSLGTTECLFLSIMAYDRFLAICRPLHYPTVMTIKFCSSLIIFCWVCGFLWFLVPVIRITQLPFCGPNVIDDFLCDLSPLLALASACVPIPGTVLICGTMSSLLIFATFFYIIGSYTLVLRSVMQVPSAAGRKKAFSTCSSHLAVVFLFYGSVMMTYVSPGSGQAESMQKFTTLFYSVLTPLFNPMIYSLRNKEMKDALKKVLGGS; translated from the coding sequence ATGACCTCAGAGGCCAGAAATATCTCCGACACTGTGAGTGACTTCATCCTCCTGGGCTTCTCTTGCCGCTGGGAAATACGGATCTTCCTCTTTTTCACATTCTTTGTGACTTACATACTGACTCTCCTTGGAAACCTGGCTATCATGTGTGCAGTGAGCTGGGACCACCGGCTCCACACCCCCATGTACATTCTGCTGGCCAACTTCTCCTTCCTGGAGATATGCTATGTCAACTCTGATGTGCCCAACATGCTAGCCAACTTCctttccaaaaacaaaaccatttccTTTGCTCGATGCCTCCTCCAGTTGTACTTCTTCTTCTCACTGGGCACAACTGAATGCTTATTTCTCTCCATCATGGCCTATGACCGGTTCCTGGCAATCTGTCGCCCCCTACACTATCCTACTGTCATGACTATAAAGTTTTGTAGCAGCCTGATCATCTTTTGCTGGGTCTGCGGTTTCCTCTGGTTTCTAGTCCCAGTTATACGCATTACCCAGCTGCCATTTTGTGGCCCAAACGTGATTGATGACTTTCTATGTGACCTCAGTCCCCTGCTGGCCCTGGCATCAGCCTGTGTCCCAATCCCAGGGACTGTTCTCATATGCGGTACCATGAGTTCCCTCCTCATCTTTGCCACCTTTTTCTACATTATTGGCTCCTATACCCTGGTACTGAGGTCTGTGATGCAGGTACCCTCTGCTGCTGGCCGGAAGAAAGCCTTCTCCACCTGCTCCTCACACCTGGCTGTcgtgtttttattttatggctCAGTCATGATGACATATGTGAGCCCAGGGTCAGGACAAGCAGAAAGCATGCAGAAGTTCACAACTTTGTTCTACTCAGTTTTGACCCC